In the genome of Vidua macroura isolate BioBank_ID:100142 chromosome 19, ASM2450914v1, whole genome shotgun sequence, one region contains:
- the SPHK1 gene encoding sphingosine kinase 1, whose translation MAAGRRAPPEPGGGPVLLQGIFGAGPAPGAAACSLTLTARELQVRRAGGCPGGSAGPDAALRLADCVGSAAFPAAAAAACFSLVCYPLRGPRWGPPARQRLERTFRVSRGPDAEGNLRIAQAWSRRIRELAVPAVPAQDGDSYGVLPRPCHALVLLNPQSGSGRALDDFQAVVQPMLAEADIATTVFVTERPHHAHEKVRDEDLSQWDTLVVVSGDGLLFEVVNGLMERPDWKEAMKKPLCILPGGSGNALAASINYYAGYDHVAKKKLLTNCTFILCKGLYTQMDLVSLSTASGKHFFSFLGFGWGFISDVDIDSEKYRWLGSARFTLGTLQCLAKLRVYQGRLSYLPMAAEQGSSPAPRDAPAPVTNGHIPQPAGTEAPGSLPPDSLLVPLGQPVPAHWTVVPEEEFVLVYAIYQSHLGTNLLMAPAARLHDGCIHLFYMKAGISRVTLLKLFLAMSRGTHLDLNCPHLSYVPVRAFRLEPRVAAGIMTVDGEALACEPVQGQVHARLCRVLSGS comes from the exons ATGGCCGCCGGCCGCCGCGCTCCCCCGGAGCCCGGCGGGGGCCCGGTGCTACTTCAAGGCATCTTCGGCGCGGGGCCGGCCCCCGGTGCCGCCGCCTGCTCGCTGACCCTGACGGcccgggagctgcaggtgcGGCGTGCCGGCGGCTGCCCGGGCGGCTCGGCCGGTCCCGACGCCGCGCTCCGCCTGGCCGACTGCGTGGGCTCGGCCGCTTtccccgcggccgcggccgccgcctgCTTCTCGCTGGTGTGTTACCCGCTGCGGGGGCCGCGCTGGGGGCCGCCCGCCCGCCAGCGCCTGGAGCGGACCTTCCGCGTCTCCCGGGGTCCCGACGCCGAGGGCAACCTGCGCATCGCCCAGGCCTGGAGCCGCCGCATCCGCGAGCTCGCCGTGCCCGCCGTGCCCGCGCAGGACG GTGACAGCTATGGGGTGCTGCCCCGGCCCTGCCACGCGCTGGTGCTGCTGAACCCACAGAGCGGCTCTGGCCGTGCCCTTGATGACTTCCAGGCAGTGGTGCAGCCCATGCTGGCTGAGGCTGACATTGCCACCACTGTCTTCGTCACTG AAAGACCCCACCATGCGCATGAGAAGGTGCGAGATGAGGACCTGTCGCAGTGGGACACGTTGGTGGTCGTGTCTGGGGACGGGCTGCTGTTCGAG GTGGTGAACGGGCTGATGGAGCGTCCGGACTGGAAGGAGGCCATGAAGAAGCCGCTGTGCATCCTGCCAGGAGGCTCTGGGAATGCCCTGGCTGCCTCTATCAACTACTATGCAGG CTATGACCACGTTGCCAAGAAAAAGCTGCTGACGAACTGCACCTTCATCCTGTGCAAGGGACTGTACACGCAGATGGACCTGGTGTCGCTGAGCACGGCCTCGGGCAAGCACTTCTTCTCCTTCCTGGGCTTTGGCTGGGGCTTCATCTCGGACGTGGACATCGACAGCGAGAAGTACCGCTGGCTGGGCAGCGCCCGCTTCACCCTGGGCACGCTGCAGTGCCTGGCCAAGCTCCGGGTGTACCAGGGCCGCCTGTCCTACCTGCCCATGGCCGCGGAGCAGGGCAGCTCCCCGGCACCCCGGGACGCCCCCGCGCCCGTCACCAACGGCCACATCCCGCAGCCGGCGGGGACCGAAGCGCCCGGCTCCCTGCCCCCCGACTCGCTGCTGGTGCCGCTGGGCCAGCCCGTGCCGGCGCACTGGACCGTGGTCCCCGAGGAGGAGTTTGTCCTGGTCTACGCCATCTACCAGTCCCACCTGGGCACCAACCTGCTGATGGCACCGGCGGCCCGGCTGCACGACGGCTGCATCCACCTCTTCTACATGAAGGCCGGCATCAGCCGTGTGACGCTGCTGAAGCTCTTCCTGGCCATGTCCAGGGGGACCCACCTGGACTTGAACTGTCCCCACCTGTCCTACGTCCCCGTCCGGGCGTTCCGCCTGGAGCCGCGGGTGGCCGCGGGCATCATGACAGTGGATGGGGAGGCGCTGGCCTGCGAGCCCGTGCAGGGCCAGGTCCATGCCCGCCTCTGCCGCGTCCTCAGTGGCTCCTGA